A stretch of Geotrypetes seraphini chromosome 2, aGeoSer1.1, whole genome shotgun sequence DNA encodes these proteins:
- the LOC117355342 gene encoding E3 ubiquitin-protein ligase RNF138-like isoform X2, which yields MTAVKTSESHCPMCRGPISRMERCAPQRATDVDNDMKKFSGNCKCCGKQVKFSRMRLHYQCCYEYQKEYGCKPKNPYPSFFPPLTGYRAHSMFQCPVCQENGFDRKSLVEHCNSQHSTQIIAKVCPICASLPWGDPTYVSSNLVGHLNARHKFIYEGEYAMLGQGAILKIQEACQPIGPPVNQFLYLHLLVDVCYPTSLWIHLLRLKERKLTGKNIIFPSLSSPYAHYLNG from the exons ATGACTGCAGTGAAAACAAGTGAATCGCATTGCCCAATGTGTCGGGGACCCATCTCTAGGATGGAGAGATGTGCACCTCAAAGGGCGACTGATGTTGACAATGATATGAAGAAGTTTTCTGGCAACTGTAAATGCTGTGGAAAGCAG GTTAAATTCTCACGGATGAGACTTCATTACCAGTGCTGCTATGAATATCAAAAAGAATATGGCTGTAAGCCCAAGAATCCATATCCATCATTCTTCCCCCCCTTAACAGGTTACAG AGCTCATTCCATGTTTCAGTGTCCTGTGTGCCAGGAAAATGGTTTTGACAGGAAAAGTTTAGTGGAACACTGCAACAGTCAACATTCCACTCAGATCATTGCAAAG GTCTGTCCTATTTGTGCATCTTTGCCTTGGGGTGATCCTACTTATGTTTCTAGCAATCTGGTTGGCCATCTGAATGCAAGGCATAAGTTTATCTATGAAGGAGAATACGCg atgcttgggcaaggagcaatactgaagatacaaGAGGCATGCCAGCCAattggaccacctgttaatcagtttctctatctccatctgctggtagatgtgtgctatcccactagtctctggattcatctgctgcgtctaaaggaaagaaaattaacaggtaagaacataatttttccatctctctcttctccctatgCGCACTATCTCAATGGATaa